The following nucleotide sequence is from Tardiphaga alba.
CGATTATTCCACTATTTCACGCCTACAATTTTTGCGCGGGCATCTTGCCGACATCGCCAAAGAGCCCAACGAAAAAGCGCCGCGGTTGCCCGCGGCGCTTGCATCACTCTCGATCTTGCGGGCGTGTTACGCCTGCTGGATCGCTGACAGTTCCCAGTTGCCGCCATTGGTGCGGATGAAGGTCCAGACTTCCGTGGCTTCGGTCGGGGTCTCGCTGCCGGCGACGAGGCGATTGGTGCCGCGTTCCAGCGTCTTGTCGATCAGCGAGAAGCGCATGGCCACGCTGGCATATTCGTCGTTGCCTTCGCGCCAGGCTTCCGCGAGGTCGCCCTGCAGCAGCTTGACGTCCGACACCTTGTTGATGTCGTTGTTGGCCTTGTTCTCCGCGAGATCCTTCGCGAAGTACGAGGTCATTTCCGGCGTCGCCAGCTTGCCGAGCGCGTCGGTGTCCTCGTTCGACCAGGCGGCCTGGATCTCGGTCAGCAGGCGCTCGAAGTCCTCATAGTCCTTCGGACCGATCTGAACCGGACGCTCGTCCTGGCGCGAAGCGCCGAAGCCGAAGCCACCGAGCGCGCTGCGCGGAGCGGCCTGCGGAGCTTCCTGCTGCTGCGCACCGTAAGCGTGGTTGCTCTGGGCGTTCTGGTTCGCATCCGGACCGTTGCCGGGACCGGCATAGGGCGAAGCCGACGGACCGGCATAGGCCGATGCGGTCTGGCCCTGGTTGCGGCGCTGCCA
It contains:
- a CDS encoding Tim44 domain-containing protein; the encoded protein is MTFTFSMRGAMKTLAVVLSLAMPLTIAVSTIADARPGGKGSMGSRGSKTFAPTPGTATAPNAAQPMNRTMQQPGSPGMAGPAAAGAASKGGFFNRPGMGMLGGLAAGFLGAGLLGMLFGGGFLSGLGSMMSIIGLLVQVALIVIVVRLAMKWWQRRNQGQTASAYAGPSASPYAGPGNGPDANQNAQSNHAYGAQQQEAPQAAPRSALGGFGFGASRQDERPVQIGPKDYEDFERLLTEIQAAWSNEDTDALGKLATPEMTSYFAKDLAENKANNDINKVSDVKLLQGDLAEAWREGNDEYASVAMRFSLIDKTLERGTNRLVAGSETPTEATEVWTFIRTNGGNWELSAIQQA